A single bacterium DNA region contains:
- the tolB gene encoding Tol-Pal system protein TolB, whose product MLTLSLVMAAFSHSAMAAITINITKGNSDPMPIALPDLNGSNGSDSSLGKDVMQIVSADLERSGLFKPIPPASFIEKLTYGQVTPRFADWRAVSAQALVTGSITGVDANTVTVAFRLWDVTGDEQIAGKEFTTLRSNWRRIGHLIADEVYKRLTGEEGYFDSRVVYVAESGPAQRRIKRLAIMDQDGANHKFLTDGAYMALTPRFSPTFQEVIYLSYEHDMPRVHIRNLESGREDIVGQFKGMTFAPRYSGKGDKIVMSYARDGNTDVYMMDLRTRQTRALTNSPAIETTPSYSPDDRRIVFESDRGGSQQLYVMNADGGGAQRISFGEGRYGSPVWSPRGDIIAFTKMHQGQFYIGVMRADGSGERLLTNGYLVEGATWSPNGRVLMFARGERSRGNRAGSSRIYSIDLTGKNEREVMTPMDASDPSWSGLLPL is encoded by the coding sequence ATGCTCACGCTTTCATTAGTAATGGCAGCTTTCTCCCATTCCGCCATGGCGGCAATTACTATCAACATCACTAAAGGCAACAGCGATCCCATGCCCATCGCCCTGCCCGACCTGAACGGGTCTAACGGCAGCGACAGCAGCCTGGGTAAGGATGTGATGCAGATCGTCAGCGCCGACCTTGAGCGCAGCGGGTTGTTCAAGCCGATTCCACCGGCTTCTTTCATTGAAAAGCTGACCTATGGCCAGGTGACGCCGCGTTTCGCCGACTGGCGCGCGGTGAGTGCACAGGCGCTGGTGACCGGCAGCATCACGGGTGTGGATGCCAACACGGTGACGGTAGCGTTTCGTCTGTGGGACGTGACGGGCGACGAGCAGATCGCGGGCAAGGAATTCACCACGCTGCGCAGCAACTGGCGCCGCATCGGCCACCTGATTGCCGATGAGGTGTATAAGCGCCTGACGGGTGAGGAAGGCTATTTCGATTCCCGCGTGGTGTATGTGGCCGAATCCGGCCCGGCGCAGCGCCGCATCAAGCGCCTGGCCATTATGGACCAGGACGGCGCGAACCATAAATTCCTGACCGACGGCGCCTACATGGCCTTGACACCGCGTTTCTCGCCGACTTTCCAGGAAGTGATCTATCTTTCCTATGAGCACGACATGCCGCGCGTGCATATCCGCAACCTGGAATCGGGCCGTGAGGATATTGTCGGCCAGTTCAAGGGCATGACCTTTGCCCCGCGTTATTCCGGTAAGGGCGACAAGATCGTGATGTCCTACGCCCGCGATGGGAACACGGATGTGTACATGATGGACCTGCGCACCCGCCAGACGCGCGCGCTGACCAACAGCCCGGCGATTGAGACCACGCCGTCCTACTCGCCGGATGACCGCCGCATCGTGTTCGAATCCGACCGAGGTGGCAGCCAACAGCTTTACGTGATGAACGCCGACGGCGGCGGCGCGCAGCGCATCAGCTTCGGCGAGGGCCGTTACGGCTCACCCGTATGGTCCCCGCGCGGCGACATCATCGCCTTCACCAAAATGCATCAGGGCCAGTTCTATATCGGCGTGATGCGTGCCGACGGCAGCGGCGAACGGTTGCTGACCAACGGCTATCTGGTGGAAGGCGCGACCTGGTCGCCCAACGGGCGTGTGCTGATGTTTGCCCGCGGCGAACGCAGCCGTGGAAACCGCGCCGGCTCCAGCCGCATTTACAGCATCGACCTGACGGGCAAAAACGAGCGTGAGGTGATGACGCCGATGGATGCGTCCGATCCGTCCTGGTCGGGATTGCTGCCGCTTTAA
- the tolR gene encoding protein TolR: protein MGASINSNNRRTRSRRGVMSEINVTPFVDVILVLLIIFMVAAPMLTAGVTVDLPDSAASALPGDDEPLTLSVNAKGQIFVQETEVPLEELIAKLEAITNAKKDTRIFIRGDKQVDYGKVMQVMGAINAAGFSKVALVTAPMDSARR from the coding sequence ATGGGCGCATCCATCAACAGCAACAACCGCCGCACGCGCTCCCGCCGGGGCGTGATGAGCGAGATCAACGTCACGCCGTTTGTGGATGTGATTCTTGTATTGCTCATCATCTTCATGGTGGCCGCGCCGATGTTGACCGCCGGCGTGACGGTGGACCTGCCGGACAGCGCCGCATCCGCCCTGCCGGGCGATGACGAGCCGCTGACCTTGAGCGTGAACGCCAAGGGCCAGATATTCGTACAGGAGACGGAAGTACCGCTGGAGGAACTCATCGCAAAACTCGAAGCCATCACCAATGCCAAAAAGGACACGCGCATTTTCATCCGCGGGGACAAACAGGTGGATTACGGCAAGGTGATGCAGGTGATGGGGGCCATCAATGCAGCGGGGTTCAGTAAGGTGGCCCTGGTGACCGCCCCCATGGACAGTGCGCGGAGATAG